Proteins encoded in a region of the Candidatus Cloacimonadota bacterium genome:
- a CDS encoding outer membrane lipoprotein-sorting protein, producing the protein MKKITAMLIFILISGYLFGQNLFLTGLEILQRIDENEFYRTIEYTGTMTIHINDEVRTKKMTTQAKTDGHKALVEFNNPEDFGTKYLMMDDELWIYFPGEEEVVKISGHMLKEGMMGSDFSYEDALEASKIAEKYNVQIARQDTLNGHVCWVLKLDAKIKDVPYYSREMWVDQELYVPWKEEMFAKSGRLLKEMNVLEIKQFGNRYFPVKSEMVNKLRKNSKTVFELEDIAFDVDLPDDMFSLRYLKH; encoded by the coding sequence ATGAAAAAAATAACTGCGATGTTGATCTTTATATTGATTTCAGGTTATCTGTTTGGACAAAATTTGTTCCTTACAGGCCTTGAAATTCTACAAAGAATCGATGAAAATGAGTTTTACAGAACGATTGAATACACAGGCACGATGACCATTCACATTAATGATGAGGTGAGAACGAAAAAGATGACGACTCAGGCAAAAACTGATGGTCACAAAGCGTTGGTCGAATTTAACAATCCAGAGGATTTCGGCACCAAATATTTGATGATGGATGATGAATTGTGGATTTATTTTCCAGGTGAAGAAGAGGTGGTTAAAATATCGGGACACATGCTTAAGGAAGGTATGATGGGCAGTGATTTTTCCTATGAAGATGCTCTTGAAGCAAGCAAGATCGCTGAGAAATACAATGTACAAATTGCGAGACAGGATACACTGAATGGTCATGTATGCTGGGTGCTGAAGCTCGATGCAAAGATAAAAGATGTGCCGTATTATTCTCGAGAAATGTGGGTCGATCAGGAACTCTACGTCCCATGGAAAGAAGAGATGTTTGCAAAATCAGGTCGGCTTCTGAAAGAGATGAATGTGTTGGAGATCAAACAGTTTGGGAATCGATATTTTCCTGTGAAGTCTGAGATGGTGAATAAACTGAGAAAGAACAGCAAAACGGTTTTCGAACTCGAGGATATTGCCTTTGATGTTGATCTACCTGATGATATGTTTAGCTTAAGATATTTAAAGCATTAG